A stretch of the Massilia sp. W12 genome encodes the following:
- a CDS encoding MFS transporter, with protein MNPPALSRRAALAIFLCFAAAYVMSYAMRSVNAVLGPVLMQEFSLSSRDLGLLSAMYFLSFASVQLPLGIWLDRYGARRVEAGLLLFAVAGALLYACAQNFWQLCLGRAMIGLGVSSCLMAAYKAYRQWYPRQQQSRLAACMMVAGTAGALSVSSPVAYALPVFGWRPLFWLAALIFIALAILIFFALAPVERRFEAPPQAVASAGAGGYGALFSDPFFWRYGMLALLNQAVFVAWQTLWTGPWLQEVLAFSSLQSGVILFYFNLALLLGYLAFAWAAPRYIRSGHEHGAPAEWVIGGGFALCLLLQIGIAAFVAPSSWGLWLLLAFCASVASLPQTHLSLAYPAEMAGRVNSAFNLLVFVGVFCAQSLIGVLIDAFVAQGASRALAMRSALGVCILAQALSLLYFCCAKARAPR; from the coding sequence TTGAATCCGCCCGCATTAAGCCGGCGCGCCGCGCTGGCGATTTTCCTGTGTTTTGCCGCCGCCTACGTCATGTCGTATGCCATGCGCAGCGTGAATGCTGTGCTGGGGCCTGTCTTGATGCAGGAATTTTCCCTCAGCAGCCGCGATCTCGGCTTGCTCTCCGCCATGTATTTTCTCAGTTTCGCCAGCGTGCAATTGCCGTTGGGGATCTGGCTCGACCGCTATGGCGCCAGAAGGGTGGAAGCGGGGTTGCTTTTGTTTGCCGTGGCTGGTGCGCTGTTGTACGCCTGCGCGCAAAATTTTTGGCAGCTGTGTTTAGGGCGCGCCATGATCGGCCTGGGCGTGTCTTCTTGTTTGATGGCGGCATACAAGGCTTACCGCCAATGGTATCCGCGTCAACAGCAAAGCCGGCTGGCGGCTTGCATGATGGTGGCCGGCACTGCCGGCGCCTTGAGCGTCAGCTCGCCGGTGGCGTATGCCTTGCCGGTATTTGGCTGGCGGCCCTTATTTTGGTTGGCGGCGCTGATTTTTATCGCCCTGGCGATCCTGATTTTCTTTGCCCTGGCGCCGGTTGAGCGCCGCTTTGAGGCGCCGCCGCAAGCTGTTGCCAGCGCCGGCGCCGGCGGCTATGGCGCATTGTTCAGCGATCCGTTTTTCTGGCGTTATGGCATGTTGGCTTTATTGAATCAGGCGGTGTTTGTCGCTTGGCAAACCCTGTGGACCGGGCCATGGTTGCAAGAAGTGCTCGCTTTTTCCAGTTTGCAAAGCGGAGTCATTTTGTTTTATTTCAATCTGGCGCTGCTGCTGGGGTATTTGGCGTTTGCCTGGGCCGCGCCGCGCTATATCCGCAGCGGCCATGAGCACGGCGCGCCGGCGGAATGGGTGATTGGCGGCGGCTTTGCGCTGTGTCTTTTGCTGCAAATCGGCATCGCCGCTTTTGTCGCGCCGTCCAGCTGGGGTTTGTGGCTGTTGCTGGCGTTTTGCGCCAGCGTGGCCAGTCTGCCGCAAACCCATCTCAGCCTGGCGTATCCGGCAGAGATGGCCGGGCGCGTGAATTCCGCCTTTAATTTGCTGGTGTTTGTTGGCGTGTTTTGCGCCCAGAGTTTGATCGGGGTCTTGATTGACGCCTTTGTTGCGCAAGGCGCCAGCCGCGCGCTGGCGATGCGCAGCGCACTTGGCGTCTGCATTTTGGCGCAAGCCCTCAGTTTGTTGTATTTTTGTTGCGCCAAAGCGCGCGCGCCGCGCTGA
- a CDS encoding DUF1840 domain-containing protein, producing the protein MLITFKSKAAPEVLMYQEHANRILDLWRKEHPRGVLTVDELPQAIARLQAEIEDSKQHPASEEVQHDVARHHNATTDDDEHEPAQEVSFATRAFPLMEMLRAAEREKHDIVWGV; encoded by the coding sequence ATGTTGATCACTTTCAAATCCAAGGCGGCGCCCGAGGTCTTGATGTATCAAGAGCATGCCAACCGCATTCTCGATTTATGGCGCAAAGAACATCCGCGCGGCGTCTTGACGGTGGACGAATTGCCGCAGGCGATTGCGCGCCTGCAAGCCGAAATCGAAGACAGTAAGCAGCATCCGGCGTCAGAAGAAGTGCAGCACGATGTCGCCCGTCACCACAACGCCACCACCGATGATGATGAGCACGAGCCGGCGCAGGAAGTCAGTTTCGCCACCCGCGCCTTCCCCCTGATGGAGATGTTGCGTGCAGCGGAGCGTGAAAAGCACGATATTGTCTGGGGCGTGTGA
- a CDS encoding lysophospholipase — protein sequence MADGQEKRLAAADGTLLYLRDWRAAPTLRQAVLIVHGFGEHSGRYAHVIRFFQELGWAVRVMDWRGHGRSEGARGVLPNGAPLLQDAEIVLDDFSQKLGYAPLLFGHSMGGLFAAQFVLQKRSALRGLILSAPALGIPLARWQSVLARLMLRLAPDLPLPSGLQSDYLSHDAQVGKAYREDPLVHSWLSARMLAHMQAAGADCLQHAARLDCPCLLMVAGQDKLVDSSASLRWASLVQAAKPGMLTCKQYPDSYHEILQDLAAPAAFADMRAWLQAQGLLA from the coding sequence ATGGCGGATGGGCAGGAAAAGCGTCTGGCTGCTGCTGACGGCACCTTGCTTTACCTGCGTGACTGGCGCGCCGCGCCGACGCTGCGGCAAGCTGTGCTGATTGTGCACGGCTTTGGCGAACATAGCGGACGCTACGCCCATGTGATCCGGTTTTTTCAAGAGTTGGGGTGGGCTGTGCGCGTCATGGATTGGCGTGGCCATGGGCGCTCAGAGGGCGCGCGCGGCGTCTTGCCGAATGGTGCGCCGCTGTTGCAGGATGCTGAAATCGTACTCGATGATTTCAGCCAGAAACTGGGTTATGCGCCGCTCTTATTCGGGCACAGCATGGGTGGCCTGTTTGCCGCCCAATTTGTGTTGCAAAAACGCTCGGCGCTGCGCGGCTTGATATTAAGCGCGCCCGCGCTGGGCATTCCGCTGGCGCGCTGGCAAAGCGTATTGGCGCGGCTGATGTTGCGTCTGGCCCCGGATCTTCCCTTGCCCAGTGGTCTGCAGTCGGACTATCTCAGTCATGATGCGCAAGTCGGCAAAGCCTATCGCGAAGATCCGCTGGTGCATTCCTGGTTAAGCGCACGCATGTTGGCCCACATGCAAGCCGCCGGCGCCGACTGCCTGCAGCACGCCGCCCGGCTTGACTGCCCCTGTCTGCTGATGGTGGCCGGACAGGATAAGCTGGTTGATTCCAGCGCCAGTTTGCGTTGGGCCAGTCTGGTGCAGGCAGCCAAACCCGGCATGCTCACCTGCAAACAATATCCCGATTCCTATCATGAAATTCTGCAAGACCTGGCTGCGCCAGCCGCGTTTGCCGATATGCGCGCCTGGCTGCAAGCGCAGGGTTTGCTCGCCTGA
- a CDS encoding transglycosylase SLT domain-containing protein, producing the protein MLNAIKRAIVILRMVALMPIAWAVVVRRTAVGILTTAHHTLSLIGLGVLIVLALMNFKPEFSQQMRDWLHELPQFAKHANQPQTAAKAADPAPAAIVAPAAGNNTLAVAAKHSETLHAAKVEAPAALAKSPFTPAARHAAADKHTLQEQLQVSLWLSKRYRVARDAASMLVATSYATAREFKLDPLLILAVMAVESGFNPYAESPMGAQGLMQVMSKVHHEKFAQIGGLKEALNPHANIRVGAQILKDYMARDGSVEGALKSYVGAAAFSSDSGYGNRVLAEYSRLKEVAGGKNVSTQSGLAAANNTKIETPSKAEQQLAAL; encoded by the coding sequence ATGTTAAATGCAATAAAACGCGCGATTGTCATATTGCGCATGGTGGCATTGATGCCTATCGCCTGGGCGGTTGTAGTGCGCCGCACGGCTGTGGGGATTCTGACCACCGCCCATCACACCTTGAGCTTAATCGGCCTGGGTGTCTTGATCGTTCTGGCTTTGATGAACTTCAAGCCTGAGTTCTCCCAGCAAATGCGGGATTGGCTGCATGAATTGCCGCAATTTGCCAAACACGCCAACCAGCCTCAAACAGCCGCCAAAGCGGCAGATCCGGCCCCCGCCGCGATTGTGGCGCCGGCAGCCGGCAACAACACGCTGGCCGTGGCGGCAAAACACAGCGAAACGCTGCATGCGGCTAAAGTCGAGGCCCCTGCCGCGCTGGCGAAAAGCCCTTTCACGCCGGCCGCGCGGCATGCCGCAGCCGACAAGCATACCTTGCAAGAGCAGCTGCAAGTCAGCCTGTGGCTGTCCAAGCGTTACCGGGTGGCGCGCGATGCGGCCAGCATGCTGGTGGCGACCAGCTATGCCACTGCGCGTGAATTCAAGCTTGATCCTTTGCTGATTCTGGCCGTGATGGCGGTGGAATCGGGTTTCAATCCGTATGCCGAAAGCCCGATGGGGGCGCAAGGCTTGATGCAAGTCATGTCCAAAGTGCACCATGAGAAGTTCGCACAGATCGGCGGCTTGAAAGAAGCCTTGAATCCGCATGCGAATATCCGCGTCGGCGCGCAAATCCTCAAGGATTATATGGCGCGCGACGGCTCGGTCGAGGGGGCGTTGAAGAGCTATGTGGGGGCCGCCGCGTTTTCCTCCGATTCCGGCTACGGCAATCGGGTGCTGGCGGAATACAGCCGGCTCAAGGAAGTGGCGGGCGGCAAGAACGTCTCCACCCAATCCGGTTTGGCGGCAGCCAACAATACCAAAATCGAGACGCCGTCAAAGGCGGAACAGCAGCTGGCGGCGCTGTGA
- the ubiD gene encoding 4-hydroxy-3-polyprenylbenzoate decarboxylase, whose amino-acid sequence MKYTDLRDFIARLQEIGELKRVAIPVSPHLEMTELCDRTLRAGGPALLFEKPSGHSMPVLGNLFGTTRRVAMGMGAQDLTELRRIGHVLASLKEPEPPKGFKDVLGLGQLVKAVWDMAPKLERGAPCQEIVWEGEQVDLAGLPIQYCWPGDAAPLITWGLVITRGPNKKRQNLGIYRQQVIARNQVIMRWLAHRGGALDFREHALKNPGQPYPVAVALGADPATILGAVTPVPDSLSEYQFAGLLRGSRTRLTQAIGSALQVPASAEIILEGHIYPDPAHPSGFQHALEGPYGDHTGYYNEQDWFPVFTIDRITMRRDPIYHSTYTGKPPDEPAVLGLALNEVFVPLLQKQFSEITDFYLPPEGCSYRMAIVQMKKAYAGHAKRVMFGVWSFLRQFMYTKFIVVVDEDVNIRDWQEVIWAITTRVDPLRDTVMVDSTPIDYLDFASPVSGLGSKMGLDATNKWPGETNREWGRVITMDQAVKTRVDQLWQELGL is encoded by the coding sequence ATGAAATATACAGATTTGCGAGATTTTATTGCCCGCTTGCAAGAAATCGGCGAACTCAAGCGCGTGGCTATCCCGGTTTCCCCGCATTTGGAGATGACTGAGCTGTGCGACCGCACCTTGCGCGCCGGCGGCCCGGCCCTGTTATTTGAAAAGCCCAGCGGCCACAGCATGCCGGTGCTGGGAAATTTATTTGGCACAACCCGCCGCGTGGCCATGGGCATGGGGGCGCAGGATCTGACTGAATTGCGCCGTATCGGCCATGTGCTGGCCAGCCTGAAAGAACCGGAACCGCCCAAAGGCTTTAAAGATGTGCTGGGCTTGGGCCAATTGGTCAAGGCGGTATGGGATATGGCGCCAAAACTGGAGCGTGGCGCGCCATGTCAGGAAATTGTGTGGGAAGGTGAGCAAGTCGATTTGGCCGGATTGCCGATTCAATATTGCTGGCCGGGCGACGCCGCACCCTTGATCACCTGGGGCCTGGTGATTACGCGCGGGCCGAATAAAAAGCGGCAGAATCTGGGGATTTACCGCCAGCAGGTGATTGCGCGCAATCAAGTGATTATGCGCTGGCTGGCGCACCGTGGCGGCGCACTCGATTTCCGCGAACATGCCTTGAAAAATCCGGGGCAACCCTATCCCGTTGCAGTTGCGCTGGGCGCAGATCCGGCCACCATTTTGGGCGCCGTCACGCCGGTGCCGGACAGCCTGTCGGAATATCAATTCGCCGGACTCCTGCGCGGTTCGCGCACCCGCTTGACGCAAGCCATCGGCAGCGCCTTGCAAGTGCCGGCTTCAGCGGAAATTATTCTGGAAGGGCATATTTACCCGGACCCTGCCCATCCCAGCGGATTTCAACACGCGCTGGAAGGCCCGTATGGCGACCATACCGGCTACTACAATGAACAGGACTGGTTTCCGGTGTTTACCATCGACCGCATCACCATGCGGCGTGACCCGATTTACCACTCGACTTACACCGGCAAGCCGCCGGATGAGCCGGCGGTGCTGGGGCTGGCCTTAAATGAAGTGTTTGTGCCGCTGTTGCAAAAACAATTCTCAGAAATCACGGATTTCTATCTGCCGCCGGAAGGATGCAGCTATCGCATGGCGATTGTGCAGATGAAAAAAGCCTATGCCGGCCACGCCAAGCGCGTGATGTTCGGGGTGTGGAGCTTTTTGCGACAATTCATGTACACCAAATTCATTGTGGTGGTGGATGAGGATGTGAATATCCGCGACTGGCAGGAGGTGATCTGGGCGATTACCACGCGCGTCGATCCGCTGCGCGACACCGTGATGGTGGATAGCACGCCGATTGATTATCTGGACTTCGCTTCGCCGGTTTCAGGTCTGGGCAGCAAAATGGGCTTGGACGCCACCAATAAATGGCCGGGCGAAACCAATCGAGAATGGGGCAGGGTAATTACCATGGATCAGGCGGTCAAAACCCGCGTTGATCAGCTGTGGCAGGAACTGGGTTTATAG
- a CDS encoding DNA polymerase III subunit gamma/tau, translating into MSYQVLARKYRPKNFATLVGQEHVVRALSHALATQRLHHAYLFTGTRGVGKTTLSRILAKCFNCIGPDGQGGITAEPCGQCEVCSAIDAGRFVDYIEMDAASNRGVDEMAQLLEQAIYAPSNARFKVYMIDEVHMLTNTAFNAMLKTLEEPPPHIKFILATTDPQKIPVTVLSRCLQFNLKQMPPGHIVGHLQNLLQTEQVEFETPALRLLAQGAHGSMRDALSLTDQAIAYAAGKVTLDAVQGMLGALDQSFLLRLLDALAREDGPAMLAVADEMAARSLSYNTALQDLATLLHQLALAQIVPQALPEDIPEREEVMRLAGVFDAEDVQLYYQIAILGRNELGLAPDEYAGFAMTLLRMLAFAPGNRGGGGGGGQHAPTPPAPAPALTRPAQAAANQAAPAPASSMAAPAVNAAPAAAPQHSAAAPAAQSAAANGQKLSPARLALQAALGKHASPAPSRAAAPVPAPAPAPTPAPAPVAAEQAAVRVTPAPRAPQAAPQSAPKAEASRKADDVPPWVDEGNWQDEQFFASQQAPEFALDVDAAPASAPPSAVSGQQAQNKAAPALPQEPIPPYEAQPLPGLDWDGDWPALAASLQLSGFAQEAANNMELAQARFDGNTLLFELRCITTTHSEEPYLDKIAQVLTQRFARPVRLQITEVTRVWHTAHVRAELARAARQREAEAEVQNDPFVKQLQADFGAFITPDSVHPIDPEPQALAA; encoded by the coding sequence ATGTCCTATCAAGTACTCGCCCGCAAATATCGTCCGAAAAACTTCGCGACCCTGGTTGGCCAGGAGCACGTGGTGCGCGCGCTCAGCCATGCGCTGGCCACGCAACGCCTGCACCACGCCTATCTGTTTACCGGCACACGCGGGGTGGGCAAGACCACACTCTCGCGTATTCTGGCCAAATGCTTTAACTGCATCGGCCCGGACGGGCAGGGCGGCATTACCGCAGAACCATGCGGCCAATGCGAAGTCTGCAGCGCGATTGACGCCGGCCGCTTTGTTGATTACATCGAAATGGACGCGGCCTCCAATCGCGGCGTGGATGAAATGGCGCAATTGCTGGAGCAGGCGATTTACGCGCCTTCCAATGCGCGCTTCAAAGTCTATATGATCGACGAAGTGCACATGCTCACCAATACCGCTTTCAACGCCATGTTGAAAACCCTGGAAGAGCCGCCGCCGCATATCAAATTCATTCTGGCCACCACCGATCCGCAAAAAATCCCGGTCACGGTCTTGTCGCGCTGTCTGCAATTCAATCTCAAGCAAATGCCGCCTGGCCACATCGTGGGCCATTTGCAAAATCTCTTGCAGACCGAGCAGGTCGAGTTCGAGACCCCTGCGTTGCGCTTGCTGGCGCAAGGCGCGCACGGCTCCATGCGCGATGCGCTCTCCCTGACTGATCAGGCGATTGCTTATGCCGCCGGCAAAGTGACGCTGGATGCGGTGCAAGGTATGTTGGGCGCGCTGGATCAAAGTTTTCTGTTACGCCTGCTCGATGCCTTGGCGCGCGAGGATGGCCCGGCCATGCTGGCGGTGGCCGATGAGATGGCCGCGCGCAGCCTCTCTTACAATACCGCGCTGCAAGACTTGGCCACCCTGTTGCATCAATTGGCGTTAGCGCAGATTGTGCCGCAAGCCTTGCCCGAAGATATCCCCGAGCGCGAAGAAGTCATGCGTTTAGCCGGCGTATTTGACGCCGAAGACGTGCAACTGTATTACCAGATCGCGATTTTGGGCCGCAATGAACTGGGCTTGGCCCCGGATGAATACGCCGGTTTTGCGATGACGCTGCTGCGCATGCTGGCGTTTGCGCCGGGCAATCGCGGCGGCGGTGGCGGCGGCGGGCAGCATGCGCCGACCCCGCCAGCGCCAGCGCCAGCGTTAACCCGTCCCGCACAGGCGGCGGCGAATCAAGCCGCGCCGGCTCCGGCCAGCAGCATGGCAGCGCCGGCTGTGAATGCAGCGCCCGCCGCCGCGCCGCAGCACAGCGCAGCCGCGCCCGCCGCGCAGAGTGCTGCGGCAAATGGACAAAAGCTCAGTCCGGCCCGCTTAGCACTGCAGGCAGCGCTCGGTAAACATGCCTCGCCAGCGCCAAGCCGCGCCGCTGCGCCCGTTCCGGCGCCGGCGCCGGCGCCAACCCCGGCGCCAGCGCCTGTTGCAGCCGAGCAGGCTGCAGTGCGCGTCACTCCTGCGCCGCGCGCGCCGCAAGCCGCGCCGCAAAGCGCGCCCAAAGCAGAAGCCAGCCGCAAAGCCGACGATGTGCCGCCCTGGGTGGATGAAGGCAATTGGCAGGATGAGCAATTTTTCGCCAGTCAGCAGGCGCCGGAATTTGCGCTTGATGTTGACGCGGCGCCGGCATCTGCGCCGCCGTCCGCTGTTTCCGGCCAGCAGGCGCAGAACAAGGCCGCGCCGGCTCTGCCGCAAGAACCAATCCCGCCTTATGAGGCGCAGCCCTTGCCCGGTTTGGATTGGGATGGCGATTGGCCAGCCCTGGCCGCTTCATTGCAGCTCTCAGGGTTTGCCCAGGAGGCGGCGAATAATATGGAATTGGCGCAAGCGCGCTTTGACGGCAATACCCTGCTGTTTGAATTGCGCTGCATCACCACCACCCATAGCGAAGAACCCTATTTGGACAAAATCGCCCAGGTCTTGACGCAACGTTTTGCGCGCCCGGTGCGCCTGCAAATCACGGAAGTGACGCGGGTGTGGCATACCGCCCATGTGCGCGCTGAGCTGGCGCGCGCGGCGCGTCAGCGTGAAGCCGAGGCGGAAGTGCAAAACGATCCTTTTGTCAAACAATTGCAAGCCGATTTTGGCGCTTTCATCACTCCGGATTCGGTGCACCCCATCGACCCGGAGCCGCAAGCGCTGGCGGCTTGA
- a CDS encoding YbaB/EbfC family nucleoid-associated protein, translating to MMKNQLAGLMKQAQAMQENMKRAQDQLAQIEVEGVSGAGMVKVIMTCKNEVRRVTIDPSLLADDKDMLEDLVAAAFNDAVRRAAQTAEEKMSGLTAGMPLPPGFKMPF from the coding sequence ATGATGAAAAATCAACTCGCTGGCTTGATGAAACAAGCGCAAGCCATGCAGGAAAACATGAAGCGTGCGCAAGATCAACTGGCGCAAATTGAAGTTGAAGGCGTGTCCGGCGCCGGCATGGTGAAAGTCATCATGACTTGCAAAAACGAAGTGCGCCGCGTCACCATCGACCCCAGCCTGTTGGCCGATGACAAAGACATGCTGGAAGATCTGGTGGCGGCGGCTTTCAATGACGCCGTGCGCCGCGCCGCGCAAACCGCAGAAGAAAAAATGAGCGGCCTGACCGCCGGCATGCCCTTGCCGCCAGGCTTCAAGATGCCGTTCTGA
- the recR gene encoding recombination mediator RecR, which translates to MKTATALDALSEALRRLPGIGPKSAQRIAFHLLRHERDTAAQLAQALQDALARVQYCRLCNTFTETEICDTCADDSRDPGLLCVVESPADQWMIEQTLTYKGRYFVLMGRLSPLDGIGPKDIQLERLISRALDGLVREVVLATNFTNEGEATAYYIAQMLKSRGLKVSRLARGVPVGGELEYVDAGTIARAMLDRHDT; encoded by the coding sequence GTGAAAACCGCAACCGCGCTGGATGCGCTGAGCGAAGCGCTGCGCCGCCTGCCGGGCATCGGCCCGAAGTCGGCGCAGCGCATCGCCTTTCATTTGCTGCGCCACGAGCGCGACACGGCAGCTCAATTGGCGCAAGCCCTGCAAGACGCATTGGCGCGCGTGCAATACTGCCGCTTGTGCAACACCTTTACCGAAACCGAAATTTGCGACACCTGCGCCGATGACAGCCGCGACCCCGGTTTGTTATGCGTGGTGGAAAGTCCGGCAGACCAATGGATGATTGAGCAGACCCTGACTTATAAAGGGCGCTATTTTGTCTTGATGGGCCGGCTCTCGCCGCTGGATGGCATTGGGCCGAAAGACATTCAACTTGAACGCCTGATCAGCCGCGCCTTGGATGGCCTGGTGCGCGAAGTGGTGTTGGCCACCAATTTCACCAATGAAGGCGAAGCCACCGCTTACTACATCGCGCAAATGCTGAAGTCACGCGGCTTAAAAGTCAGCCGCCTGGCGCGCGGCGTGCCGGTGGGAGGCGAGCTGGAGTATGTGGATGCGGGCACGATTGCGCGGGCGATGCTGGATAGGCATGATACTTGA